Proteins encoded within one genomic window of Anastrepha ludens isolate Willacy chromosome 4, idAnaLude1.1, whole genome shotgun sequence:
- the LOC128860837 gene encoding uncharacterized protein LOC128860837 gives MIADKDFILTVRLYPEIYNTYSKNGVLEGENNKELWAQLAQETHMKSGAAAESKWRQLVSKYLSFLVYGTSFAYEKEMQFMQMPLLAVGDTEDAQSESDIDEAELKNVLNSYVDFEPTIKRQRAEATEGRAASLKKYTHGKELHNDEYNVQKNKEHSPVTNATTKQSFELHDNTKGGESETSGKTNEMLNQTPKDKESEFINPEPANEDCGVLSATIVPPPSIAANISSDNTRMSTSFTNLTSLELIFLGYAKVLQRMPLRLQLQTKRKIADIMDEAELKMFEDK, from the exons ATGATAGCGGACAAGGATTTCATTTTGACAGTTCGCTTATATCCGGAAATTTACAATACTTATAGCAAGAATGGGGTGTTGGAAGGCGAAAATAACAAAGAGCTCTGGGCACAACTCGCTCAAGAAACCCATATGAAAAGCG GCGCTGCAGCTGAGAGTAAATGGCGCCAAttggtttcaaaatatttgtcgTTTTTGGTTTACGGCACTTCTTTCGCGTACGAAAAGGAAATGCAATTCATGCAGATGCCTCTACTTGCTGTAGG AGACACCGAAGACGCGCAATCTGAATCCGATATAGATGAAGCAGAACTGAAAAACGTTTTAAATTCCTACGTGGACTTTGAACCGACCATCAAGAGGCAACGTGCCGAGGCGACAGAAGGCAGGGcggcttcattaaaaaaatatactcatGGAAAGGAACTTCATAATGATGAATACAACGTGCAGAAGAACAAGGAGCATTCGCCAGTTACAAATGCAACCACTAAGCAGTCTTTTGAGCTCCATGACAATACAAAAGGCGGGGAGTCGGAGACATCTGGGAAAACGAATGAAATGCTAAACCAAACTCCAAAAGACAAGGAATCGGAGTTTATTAATCCAGAACCTGCAAATGAAGATTGTGGCGTACTCTCTGCCACAATTGTTCCACCGCCTTCAATAGCTGCTAATATATCTAGCGATAACACAAGAATGTCTACTAGTTTCACAAATTTAACCTCACTAGAACTTATATTTCTTGGCTATGCGAAAGTATTGCAACGAATGCCATTAAGACTGCAGCTGCAAACAAAACGTAAAATCGCAGATATTATGGATGAAGCCGAGTTGAAAATGTTTGaagataaatga